The Pleuronectes platessa chromosome 10, fPlePla1.1, whole genome shotgun sequence genome contains a region encoding:
- the LOC128449817 gene encoding ATPase family AAA domain-containing protein 2 isoform X1, producing MVILRSSSGGGVGAEPATTPKRRSMELDTSGDFLSLIPASHSKSARVTRSSRALDEGFTGHDDNTVNGQSDMRQDEGSGVHLSPRTRGRRMKQEVSYAEMDSTTSSPVTEEKDSTRRSSRLQREGNASSGKQKADVPDEVEGSSTPKRSRFNLQSREVEEEEEEDRSVRRSSRITRYKLDSRNQSVLYDRLITNTAEAVLQKMDDMKKMRRRLKSRDRDTKDELGVYTRGQMRMSLRTNVESKDPEEENQGVDEEDHDKEGEQDGEVDDEEEEEDDDDEDGEDEEEDNQRRYDFRQRKTAVRYQAPQDEPKEPRKRSMYYKDHSSPSRCRFRFSSTAPRSPYNRRRTNRSSSERRRHAIHSSDSTSSSSDDEKFQRRKSRGRSRPVNRCLPMNLVKEDLLGIQKDRMKIGASLADVDPMCIDKTVGFGSIGGLSRHISSLKEMVVFPLLYPEVFERFKIQPPRGCLFYGPPGTGKTLVARALANECSQGDKKVSFFMRKGADCLSKWVGESERQLRLLFDQAYQMRPSIIFFDEIDGLAPVRSSRQDQIHSSIVSTLLALMDGLDARGEIVVIGATNRLDSIDPALRRPGRFDREFLFGLPDREARKDILKIHTRQWTPLPSDNFLEELGDKCVGYCGADIKAVCSEAALCALRRCYPQIYSSSQKLVLDVNSIAITNIDFMSAMSKMVPAAQRAVVSPAKSLIPAILPLLNAPLQNILLIVRRVFPHADVGLKRKREQDVACGVSEDDLMFSDDEDVCFTLHTPGTPRKTPAVKGLLNLSRSVLSQPTSYRPRLLLEGRPGSGQSSYLGPAVLHALEKFPVYTLDIAVLFIASAAAPEETCAQIFLEAKRTSPSILYIPHIGQWWETVGPALKATFLSLLSSIPAFSPILLMATCNQRYDQLSMEVQELFRVEYGEVFQVQVPTSRERRNFFEDLILNQAAKAPASKKKAVLRALEVLPVAPPPPPRQLTEEEIQKLEEQEEDTLRELRLFLRDVTNRLSQDKRFKTFTKPVDLEEVPDYAEVIKKPMDLSTVLSKIDLHRYGAVKEFVQDVDLIWQNALEYNPDRDPSGRQIRHRACALKDTIHAIIRDELDEDFEKICEEIKASRSTRGSTTTTRFAPSFYHVLPKQPNSPAEAKFTDTTPQRDPTGAIAAVTPYTTSSAFTTPKNTVQRKKRRKSRWASGVYVKRKSASSLHLSRDDIQLGSDEDEVDEDDEEEAEKDTGAEVTEGEVDKQSGPAEGQEGSPEPMMEQGSQEKEEKDGRNGAAENDYYTGDEKEEVDQAVADEPGELEENYKALTEEGNGNSKTLSANTKSSLTETERGDHHEQSITAERGEPQDQKLKETETEKCQTIQKGDESNKVATAEEIALNSHAEPMEVEGTETSTTDASAAVRGEEDTNTERSMRRRTRSVKSSVLQQQMIDVDKAMQILDKEVPLLVVDRDKLKELLERVVTKTDSFEVYKLEKLYALLCQSIYRHRRDFNKTALIQEMDEEIEDFQ from the exons ATGGTGATACTacgcagcagcagcggcggcggcgtcGGTGCTGAGCCGGCGACAACTCCGAAGAGGAGGTCGATGGAGTTGGATACAAGCGGCGACTTTCTGTCGCTGATTCCCGCGTCGCACTCAAAGTCCGCCCGGGTGACCCGCTCCTCCCGGGCTCTGGATGAAGGCTTCACCGGCCACGACGACAACACAGTGAAT GGACAAAGTGATATGAGGCAGGATGAGGGAAGTGGTGTCCATCTCTCTCCAAGGACCAGAGGACGGAGAATGAAGCAAGAGGTCTCCTATGCTGAGATGGATTCAACGACCAGCTCTCCTGTGACTGAAGAAAAGGATAGCACCAG AAGATCTTCCAGGCTTCAGAGAGAAGGAAACGCATCCAGCGGTAAGCAGAAAGCAG ATGTTCCAGATGAGGTGGAAGGGTCGTCCACTCCCAAGAGGAGCCGCTTTAACCTACAGAGcagggaagtggaggaggaagaggaggaggatcgcTCAGTGCGACGTAGCTCCCGAATTACCAGATACAAACTGGATTCCCGCAACCAGTCAGTGCTCTACGATCGCCTCATCACCAA CACTGCAGAAGCTGTCCTCcagaagatggacgacatgaagaAGATGAGACGGAGACTGAAGAGCAGAGATAGAGACACTAAAGATGAG CTTGGCGTTTACACTCGGGGCCAGATGCGAATGTCTCTAAGGACGAATGTGGAGAGTAAAGACCCTGAGGAGGAGAACCAAG GAGTGGACGAGGAGGATCATGATAAAGAGGGGGAGCAAGATGGAGAagttgatgatgaggaggaggaagaagatgatgacGACGAAGATGgcgaggatgaggaagaagataaCCAGAGGCGCTACGACTTCAGACAGCGAAAGACTGCGGTTCGCTACCAGGCACCACAGGATG AACCCAAAGAGCCCAGGAAGCGCAGCATGTACTACAAAGACCACTCGTCCCCTTCCAGATGCAGGTTCAGATTCTCTTCCACGGCCCCCAGGAGCCcctacaacagaagaagaaccaACCG GAGTAGTTCTGAGAG AAGGAGACATGCCATCCACAGTAGCGACTCTACGTCCTCATCTTCAGATGATGAGAAGTTCCAGAGACGAAAGAGTAGGGGCAGGAGCCGGCCAGTCAACag ATGTTTACCAATGAACCTTGTCAAGGAAGACCTGCTGGGAATCCAGAAGGACAGGATGAAGATTGGAGCCAGCCTTGCTGATGTGGACCCCATGTGCATAGACAAGACA GTTGGCTTTGGCAGCATTGGGGGCTTGAGTAGACACATCTCGTCACTGAAGGAGATGGTGGTCTTCCCTCTCCTCTACCCAGAAGTCTTTGAGAGGTTCAAGATACAGCCACCCAG GGGCTGTTTATTTTATGGTCCCCCCGGCACAGGGAAAACCCTTGTAGCCAGAGCGCTGGCCAACGAGTGCAGTCAGGGGGATAAAAAGGTGTCGTTCTTCATGAGAAAAGGAGCTGACTGCCTCAGTAAGTGGGTGGGAGAATCTGAGAGACAGCTACGCCTGCTGTTCGACCAG GCATACCAAATGCGTCCCTCCATCATCTTCTTTGATGAGATTGATGGTTTGGCTCCAGTCAGGTCCAGCCGTCAGGATCAGATCCACAG CTCCATCGTGTCGACCCTCCTGGCTCTTATGGATGGATTAGATGCCAGAGGCGAGATTGTTGTGATAGGAGCCACAAACAGACTGGACTCCATCGACCCAGCTCTGAGAAGACCAGGACGCTTTGACAGAGAGTTCCTCTTCGGCCTGcctgacagagag GCTAGAAAGGACATTCTGAAGATCCACACCAGACAGTGGACCCCGCTGCCCTCTGACAATTTTCTGGAGGAATTGGGAGATAAATGCGTTG GTTACTGTGGAGCAGACATTAAGGCAGTGTGTTCAGAGGCTGCCCTGTGTGCGCTGCGGCGTTGCTACCCACAAATCTACTCCTCGTCACAGAAACTTGTTCTTGATGTCAACTCCATTGCCATCACAAACATAGACTTTATGTCCGCCATGTCTAAGATGGTGCCAGCTGCCCAGAG ggcagTGGTATCACCAGCCAAATCCTTGATTCCTGCCATCCTTCCTCTGCTGAACGCCCCCCTACAGAACATTCTCCTCATTGTTAGAAGAGTGTTCCCGCATGCTGATGTGGGcttaaagaggaagagagaacaag ATGTGGCCTGTGGTGTGTCTGAGGATGACCTGATGTTCAGTGACGATGAGGACGTCTGCTTCACCTTGCACACCCCTGGCACTCCACGCAAAACGCCTGCTGTGAAGGGACTCCTCAACCTCAGCAG GAGTGTGCTCAGCCAGCCGACATCCTACCGTcccaggctgctgctggagggcaGACCAGGCTCAGGTCAGAGCTCTTACCTGGGTCCTGCTGTCCTGCATGCTCTGGAGAAATTCCCAGTGTACACCCTGGACATAGCCGTGCTGTTTATAGCCAGTGCAGCAGCACCAGAGGAGACCTGTGCTCAG ATTTTTCTTGAAGCCAAGAGGACCTCTCCCAGTATCCTGTACATCCCTCACATCGGACAGTGGTGGGAAACAGTGGGTCCTGCCTTAAAAGCCACATTCCTGAGCCTACTTAGCTCGATCCCTGCTTTCTCTCCTATTCTGCTGATGGCCACCTGCAACCAGCGATACGACCAGCTCAGTATGGAG GTACAGGAGTTGTTTCGGGTGGAGTACGGAGAGGTTTTCCAGGTCCAGGTCCCCACcagcagagaaagaagaaactTCTTTGAGGACCTGATTCTTAACCAGGCTGCCAAGGCCCCTGCCTCAAAAAAGAAGGCTG tgCTCCGTGCTTTGGAGGTGCTTCCTGtcgcccctcctcctcctccacgtcaGCTAACTGAAGAGGAGATTCAAAAATtggaggaacaagaggaagacACCCTCAGGGAGCTCCGCCTCTTCCTCCGTGATGTCACCAACCGACTGTCCCAGGATAAACGTTTTAAGACTTTTACAAAGCCTGTGGATTTAGAGGAG GTTCCTGATTACGCTGAGGTGATCAAGAAGCCTATGGACCTCTCAACAGTTCTCTCTAAGATCGATCTCCATCGGTATGGGGCAGTGAAGGAGTTTGTGCAGGATGTAGATCTTATCTGGCAGAATGCACTGGAATACAACCCTGACAGGGACCCCTCAG GCCGTCAGATCCGCCACAGAGCGTGTGCCCTGAAGGATACTATCCATGCCATCATTAGAGATGAACTGGATGAAGATTTTGAGAAGATTTGTGAGGAAATCAAAGCATCACGCAGCACAAGAG GTAGCACAACTACCACCCGGTTTGCCCCCTCCTTTTACCACGTCCTTCCCAAACAGCCAAATTCTCCTGCTGAGGCAAAGTTCACAGACACAACCCCACAAAGAGATCCGACTGGAGCCATAGCTGCTGTTACCCCCTATACAACTTCCTCTGCTTTCACAACTCCTAAAAACACAG tccagaggaagaaaagaagaaagagtcGCTGGGCCTCTGGCGTATATGTAAAGAGGAAGTCTGCTTCCTCTCTTCACCTGTCCAGAGATGACATACAGTTAGGGTCTGATGAGGATGAGGTGGATGAagacgatgaggaggaggctgagaagGATACCGGGGCAGAGGTGACTGAAGGAGAAGTGGATAAACAATCAGGGCCTGCAGAAGGTCAGGAAGGTAGCCCAGAGCCTATGATGGAACAGGGAAgccaggagaaggaggaaaaagacGGGAGGAATGGAGCTGCTGAAAATGACTACTACACGGGTGATGAAAAAGAAGAGGTGGACCAAGCTGTCGCAGATGAACCAGGAGAATTAGAAGAAAATTACAAAGCATTGACAGAAGAAGGGAATGGGAACAGCAAAACACTTTCAGCAAATACTAAGAGCAGCCtcactgagacagagagaggagatcaTCAcgaacagtccatcacagcagagagaggtgAACCTCAAGACCAAAAGCTAAAGGAAACTGAGACTGAGAAATGTCAAACCATACAAAAGGGGGATGAGAGTAACAAGGTAGCGACTGCAGAGGAGATTGCACTGAACAGTCATGCTGAGCCAATGGAGGTGGAAGGAACGGAAACCTCAACCACAGATGCCTCTGCAgctgtcagaggagaggaggacacaaacacag AGCGGAGCATGAGGCGAAGGACTCGGTCTGTAAAAagctctgtgctgcagcagcagatgatcGACGTGGACAAAGCTATGCAGATCCTAGACAAGGAAGTTCCACTACTTGTGGTGGACAGAGACAAATTAAAG GAGCTGTTGGAGAGAGTAGTGACCAAGACTGACAGCTTCGAGGTTTACAAGCTGGAGAAACTCTACGCTCTGCTCTGCCAGAGCATTTACAGACACAGACGAGACTTCAACAAAACAGCACTAATACAG GAGATGGACGAGGAGATTGAAGATTTCCAATAA
- the LOC128449817 gene encoding ATPase family AAA domain-containing protein 2 isoform X3: protein MVILRSSSGGGVGAEPATTPKRRSMELDTSGDFLSLIPASHSKSARVTRSSRALDEGFTGHDDNTVNGQSDMRQDEGSGVHLSPRTRGRRMKQEVSYAEMDSTTSSPVTEEKDSTRRSSRLQREGNASSDVPDEVEGSSTPKRSRFNLQSREVEEEEEEDRSVRRSSRITRYKLDSRNQSVLYDRLITNTAEAVLQKMDDMKKMRRRLKSRDRDTKDELGVYTRGQMRMSLRTNVESKDPEEENQGVDEEDHDKEGEQDGEVDDEEEEEDDDDEDGEDEEEDNQRRYDFRQRKTAVRYQAPQDEPKEPRKRSMYYKDHSSPSRCRFRFSSTAPRSPYNRRRTNRSSSERRRHAIHSSDSTSSSSDDEKFQRRKSRGRSRPVNRCLPMNLVKEDLLGIQKDRMKIGASLADVDPMCIDKTVGFGSIGGLSRHISSLKEMVVFPLLYPEVFERFKIQPPRGCLFYGPPGTGKTLVARALANECSQGDKKVSFFMRKGADCLSKWVGESERQLRLLFDQAYQMRPSIIFFDEIDGLAPVRSSRQDQIHSSIVSTLLALMDGLDARGEIVVIGATNRLDSIDPALRRPGRFDREFLFGLPDREARKDILKIHTRQWTPLPSDNFLEELGDKCVGYCGADIKAVCSEAALCALRRCYPQIYSSSQKLVLDVNSIAITNIDFMSAMSKMVPAAQRAVVSPAKSLIPAILPLLNAPLQNILLIVRRVFPHADVGLKRKREQDVACGVSEDDLMFSDDEDVCFTLHTPGTPRKTPAVKGLLNLSRSVLSQPTSYRPRLLLEGRPGSGQSSYLGPAVLHALEKFPVYTLDIAVLFIASAAAPEETCAQIFLEAKRTSPSILYIPHIGQWWETVGPALKATFLSLLSSIPAFSPILLMATCNQRYDQLSMEVQELFRVEYGEVFQVQVPTSRERRNFFEDLILNQAAKAPASKKKAVLRALEVLPVAPPPPPRQLTEEEIQKLEEQEEDTLRELRLFLRDVTNRLSQDKRFKTFTKPVDLEEVPDYAEVIKKPMDLSTVLSKIDLHRYGAVKEFVQDVDLIWQNALEYNPDRDPSGRQIRHRACALKDTIHAIIRDELDEDFEKICEEIKASRSTRGSTTTTRFAPSFYHVLPKQPNSPAEAKFTDTTPQRDPTGAIAAVTPYTTSSAFTTPKNTVQRKKRRKSRWASGVYVKRKSASSLHLSRDDIQLGSDEDEVDEDDEEEAEKDTGAEVTEGEVDKQSGPAEGQEGSPEPMMEQGSQEKEEKDGRNGAAENDYYTGDEKEEVDQAVADEPGELEENYKALTEEGNGNSKTLSANTKSSLTETERGDHHEQSITAERGEPQDQKLKETETEKCQTIQKGDESNKVATAEEIALNSHAEPMEVEGTETSTTDASAAVRGEEDTNTERSMRRRTRSVKSSVLQQQMIDVDKAMQILDKEVPLLVVDRDKLKELLERVVTKTDSFEVYKLEKLYALLCQSIYRHRRDFNKTALIQEMDEEIEDFQ from the exons ATGGTGATACTacgcagcagcagcggcggcggcgtcGGTGCTGAGCCGGCGACAACTCCGAAGAGGAGGTCGATGGAGTTGGATACAAGCGGCGACTTTCTGTCGCTGATTCCCGCGTCGCACTCAAAGTCCGCCCGGGTGACCCGCTCCTCCCGGGCTCTGGATGAAGGCTTCACCGGCCACGACGACAACACAGTGAAT GGACAAAGTGATATGAGGCAGGATGAGGGAAGTGGTGTCCATCTCTCTCCAAGGACCAGAGGACGGAGAATGAAGCAAGAGGTCTCCTATGCTGAGATGGATTCAACGACCAGCTCTCCTGTGACTGAAGAAAAGGATAGCACCAG AAGATCTTCCAGGCTTCAGAGAGAAGGAAACGCATCCAGCG ATGTTCCAGATGAGGTGGAAGGGTCGTCCACTCCCAAGAGGAGCCGCTTTAACCTACAGAGcagggaagtggaggaggaagaggaggaggatcgcTCAGTGCGACGTAGCTCCCGAATTACCAGATACAAACTGGATTCCCGCAACCAGTCAGTGCTCTACGATCGCCTCATCACCAA CACTGCAGAAGCTGTCCTCcagaagatggacgacatgaagaAGATGAGACGGAGACTGAAGAGCAGAGATAGAGACACTAAAGATGAG CTTGGCGTTTACACTCGGGGCCAGATGCGAATGTCTCTAAGGACGAATGTGGAGAGTAAAGACCCTGAGGAGGAGAACCAAG GAGTGGACGAGGAGGATCATGATAAAGAGGGGGAGCAAGATGGAGAagttgatgatgaggaggaggaagaagatgatgacGACGAAGATGgcgaggatgaggaagaagataaCCAGAGGCGCTACGACTTCAGACAGCGAAAGACTGCGGTTCGCTACCAGGCACCACAGGATG AACCCAAAGAGCCCAGGAAGCGCAGCATGTACTACAAAGACCACTCGTCCCCTTCCAGATGCAGGTTCAGATTCTCTTCCACGGCCCCCAGGAGCCcctacaacagaagaagaaccaACCG GAGTAGTTCTGAGAG AAGGAGACATGCCATCCACAGTAGCGACTCTACGTCCTCATCTTCAGATGATGAGAAGTTCCAGAGACGAAAGAGTAGGGGCAGGAGCCGGCCAGTCAACag ATGTTTACCAATGAACCTTGTCAAGGAAGACCTGCTGGGAATCCAGAAGGACAGGATGAAGATTGGAGCCAGCCTTGCTGATGTGGACCCCATGTGCATAGACAAGACA GTTGGCTTTGGCAGCATTGGGGGCTTGAGTAGACACATCTCGTCACTGAAGGAGATGGTGGTCTTCCCTCTCCTCTACCCAGAAGTCTTTGAGAGGTTCAAGATACAGCCACCCAG GGGCTGTTTATTTTATGGTCCCCCCGGCACAGGGAAAACCCTTGTAGCCAGAGCGCTGGCCAACGAGTGCAGTCAGGGGGATAAAAAGGTGTCGTTCTTCATGAGAAAAGGAGCTGACTGCCTCAGTAAGTGGGTGGGAGAATCTGAGAGACAGCTACGCCTGCTGTTCGACCAG GCATACCAAATGCGTCCCTCCATCATCTTCTTTGATGAGATTGATGGTTTGGCTCCAGTCAGGTCCAGCCGTCAGGATCAGATCCACAG CTCCATCGTGTCGACCCTCCTGGCTCTTATGGATGGATTAGATGCCAGAGGCGAGATTGTTGTGATAGGAGCCACAAACAGACTGGACTCCATCGACCCAGCTCTGAGAAGACCAGGACGCTTTGACAGAGAGTTCCTCTTCGGCCTGcctgacagagag GCTAGAAAGGACATTCTGAAGATCCACACCAGACAGTGGACCCCGCTGCCCTCTGACAATTTTCTGGAGGAATTGGGAGATAAATGCGTTG GTTACTGTGGAGCAGACATTAAGGCAGTGTGTTCAGAGGCTGCCCTGTGTGCGCTGCGGCGTTGCTACCCACAAATCTACTCCTCGTCACAGAAACTTGTTCTTGATGTCAACTCCATTGCCATCACAAACATAGACTTTATGTCCGCCATGTCTAAGATGGTGCCAGCTGCCCAGAG ggcagTGGTATCACCAGCCAAATCCTTGATTCCTGCCATCCTTCCTCTGCTGAACGCCCCCCTACAGAACATTCTCCTCATTGTTAGAAGAGTGTTCCCGCATGCTGATGTGGGcttaaagaggaagagagaacaag ATGTGGCCTGTGGTGTGTCTGAGGATGACCTGATGTTCAGTGACGATGAGGACGTCTGCTTCACCTTGCACACCCCTGGCACTCCACGCAAAACGCCTGCTGTGAAGGGACTCCTCAACCTCAGCAG GAGTGTGCTCAGCCAGCCGACATCCTACCGTcccaggctgctgctggagggcaGACCAGGCTCAGGTCAGAGCTCTTACCTGGGTCCTGCTGTCCTGCATGCTCTGGAGAAATTCCCAGTGTACACCCTGGACATAGCCGTGCTGTTTATAGCCAGTGCAGCAGCACCAGAGGAGACCTGTGCTCAG ATTTTTCTTGAAGCCAAGAGGACCTCTCCCAGTATCCTGTACATCCCTCACATCGGACAGTGGTGGGAAACAGTGGGTCCTGCCTTAAAAGCCACATTCCTGAGCCTACTTAGCTCGATCCCTGCTTTCTCTCCTATTCTGCTGATGGCCACCTGCAACCAGCGATACGACCAGCTCAGTATGGAG GTACAGGAGTTGTTTCGGGTGGAGTACGGAGAGGTTTTCCAGGTCCAGGTCCCCACcagcagagaaagaagaaactTCTTTGAGGACCTGATTCTTAACCAGGCTGCCAAGGCCCCTGCCTCAAAAAAGAAGGCTG tgCTCCGTGCTTTGGAGGTGCTTCCTGtcgcccctcctcctcctccacgtcaGCTAACTGAAGAGGAGATTCAAAAATtggaggaacaagaggaagacACCCTCAGGGAGCTCCGCCTCTTCCTCCGTGATGTCACCAACCGACTGTCCCAGGATAAACGTTTTAAGACTTTTACAAAGCCTGTGGATTTAGAGGAG GTTCCTGATTACGCTGAGGTGATCAAGAAGCCTATGGACCTCTCAACAGTTCTCTCTAAGATCGATCTCCATCGGTATGGGGCAGTGAAGGAGTTTGTGCAGGATGTAGATCTTATCTGGCAGAATGCACTGGAATACAACCCTGACAGGGACCCCTCAG GCCGTCAGATCCGCCACAGAGCGTGTGCCCTGAAGGATACTATCCATGCCATCATTAGAGATGAACTGGATGAAGATTTTGAGAAGATTTGTGAGGAAATCAAAGCATCACGCAGCACAAGAG GTAGCACAACTACCACCCGGTTTGCCCCCTCCTTTTACCACGTCCTTCCCAAACAGCCAAATTCTCCTGCTGAGGCAAAGTTCACAGACACAACCCCACAAAGAGATCCGACTGGAGCCATAGCTGCTGTTACCCCCTATACAACTTCCTCTGCTTTCACAACTCCTAAAAACACAG tccagaggaagaaaagaagaaagagtcGCTGGGCCTCTGGCGTATATGTAAAGAGGAAGTCTGCTTCCTCTCTTCACCTGTCCAGAGATGACATACAGTTAGGGTCTGATGAGGATGAGGTGGATGAagacgatgaggaggaggctgagaagGATACCGGGGCAGAGGTGACTGAAGGAGAAGTGGATAAACAATCAGGGCCTGCAGAAGGTCAGGAAGGTAGCCCAGAGCCTATGATGGAACAGGGAAgccaggagaaggaggaaaaagacGGGAGGAATGGAGCTGCTGAAAATGACTACTACACGGGTGATGAAAAAGAAGAGGTGGACCAAGCTGTCGCAGATGAACCAGGAGAATTAGAAGAAAATTACAAAGCATTGACAGAAGAAGGGAATGGGAACAGCAAAACACTTTCAGCAAATACTAAGAGCAGCCtcactgagacagagagaggagatcaTCAcgaacagtccatcacagcagagagaggtgAACCTCAAGACCAAAAGCTAAAGGAAACTGAGACTGAGAAATGTCAAACCATACAAAAGGGGGATGAGAGTAACAAGGTAGCGACTGCAGAGGAGATTGCACTGAACAGTCATGCTGAGCCAATGGAGGTGGAAGGAACGGAAACCTCAACCACAGATGCCTCTGCAgctgtcagaggagaggaggacacaaacacag AGCGGAGCATGAGGCGAAGGACTCGGTCTGTAAAAagctctgtgctgcagcagcagatgatcGACGTGGACAAAGCTATGCAGATCCTAGACAAGGAAGTTCCACTACTTGTGGTGGACAGAGACAAATTAAAG GAGCTGTTGGAGAGAGTAGTGACCAAGACTGACAGCTTCGAGGTTTACAAGCTGGAGAAACTCTACGCTCTGCTCTGCCAGAGCATTTACAGACACAGACGAGACTTCAACAAAACAGCACTAATACAG GAGATGGACGAGGAGATTGAAGATTTCCAATAA